The following nucleotide sequence is from Phycisphaera sp..
ATGGTCGCGGATGCCGGCCAGTTGTCGGCCAGGATGGCAAATGGCACGAGGCGTACGACGTTGGCGACGATCGCCACGAGCGGGCTGGCGAGCACGAGGCCGATCCTCACGCCGTGGCGAAGGGGCATGCCGAACGCGAAGGCGTAGGTGACCAGACCGATGGCGGCGATCATCCGAACGCCCGCGAATCCACCCAGGCTGAGTTCGGCTGTCCCGACGATCAGGTCGCGGCCATTGACGTAGGCGGTTACGCCGAGGATCTCAAGCAGCCCCGCGGTGACGGCCAGGCTCCACGAACCCAGGATGTTGCTGACGGGCAGCAGCCACTCCATCGGTGCGGGTGCCAGGAAGAACAACGCGAACACGGCCGGCGACATACGCAGCATCACGCTGCGACCGACGACCGACCAGATGGCACCGATCAGCACCCCGATGGCCCCCAGGTGGAGCGCCAGGGTTGGGCCGAAGGTGCCGGCGAGCACATAAATCAGCCCGGCGACCGCCACGATCACCGGACCAAGCCATAACCCGCGCCGCCCCGCGCTGCGCAGGCGTCGCCGGCGGCACAGGGCGAGCCAGCCAGCGACGGCCGGCACGAGCACGATGTACCCGTTGTCGGGGTCGGCTGTCGCGCTGATGTAGATGTCGCGCCACGCGGGCAGGCAGGCGAGGATGGCCGCAAGCGTTGCGGCGATAGCTTGCAGCGGGGCCCAGCGGCCCCAGGTTGTTGCTTCGACGCTCATGCGCCGGCCCCCAGCGTTCGATCGGTGAGGACCTGTCCGGCCGGAACAACCGCGCCCGGGCCCAAGAACGAACGGGCGACCACAGACTTGGCACCAATGCGCGCGCCGGCGAGGACAACAGCATCCCGGACGCGGCCAGCTGGTGACACCTCCGCACCATCTTCAACGACCTGGAATGGCTCCCCATCCGCTTGGTAGGCCAGCGCCTCGAGGTACTGCTCACGGTTGCGGATAGGCAGGCACACCCGCTCGCCTCGTGCCGCACGGGCCACACGCACTCGGTGCCGCTCGGCAATGCCCGGCAGGCATTGCTCTTTAAAGTCGATGTAGCCCGCGCCGGGGATCTCACGCATCACGGCCGCCGACACGAGCATCACACCCGTTGGGGTACCGTCGTGCTCGGCCAGCAACGCCACGTCGGCTTCCAGGGCGAGCAACCGAGCCACGACTTCAGGCAGTGTTCGCGTGAGCACACTCCCCCCGGTGGCGACGAGCATCATGCCGTCCTGGTCCTTGGCCGCGGCCCGCAAGACGC
It contains:
- a CDS encoding exosortase/archaeosortase family protein, with translation MSVEATTWGRWAPLQAIAATLAAILACLPAWRDIYISATADPDNGYIVLVPAVAGWLALCRRRRLRSAGRRGLWLGPVIVAVAGLIYVLAGTFGPTLALHLGAIGVLIGAIWSVVGRSVMLRMSPAVFALFFLAPAPMEWLLPVSNILGSWSLAVTAGLLEILGVTAYVNGRDLIVGTAELSLGGFAGVRMIAAIGLVTYAFAFGMPLRHGVRIGLVLASPLVAIVANVVRLVPFAILADNWPASATMLAQMSGWLTLALALGMLYGGIRLLRYAQVPARRYALAYQ